The nucleotide sequence AGAAAACCAAATGAGTTATTTGATAATATTTGTGGTATTTGTTTAATAagagttttctttattttctatatagttgcctcaaaaatttattttattttattttatttttcacatattGTGTTATTACAATGTTTTTGGATTCAGAAATTTggaggaagggaagagaagataAATGAAGTTTCCATCCAATTctattgtttggatagtttagaaaaaaattaaggggagacaTTTAAAGAGAATTGAGGGGAATATTTAATTAAACTTTTGTTAAAATACTTCCTTCCAAAAAGTTAAAAATcgattttacccttatacataaaaggtaaggataaattaataaattaaaccatttatctttcctttctttttttatctatctaaATATAAGAGAGGAAAATATAttctcccttccattctcttcatTTCCTTGcaccaaatccctcaatccaaacagagtgtgtttggatttagGGATTGggggaaagaaagagaaggaaaatgtaGTTTCATTCCAATTtctttatttggatagtttataaaaaaaaattaaggagagggatttgaagagaattgaggggaaaattttattaaactttTGTCAAAATACTTCCTCTAAAAAAAAGGTCATTTGGAGGTAGGGGTCCGCATCGGGTAGGGCCGGCCCGGTTTTTTCAAGCCCGAGCCCGATTTTGAGAATCAAGTTTCGGCCCTGGCTTgactctcaaaatgaggcctaggcccggcccggcccagcCCGGGCCCTCCAGCTTCAGGCTGGGCCAGACCcgacttttgactatataatatatatatgcatatgtgtaatatatatatgcatatgtattttttttgagggaaatgtattatatatatgcatatatgtaatatatatgtatatgtattatgtatatatatatgttgcctagtcgggcttgggtcgggctcggccCCAGAAATAGAGCCCAGACCCACCGGTCAAATGGTGAGCCCTATCTGGAGGGAAGAGATGACAAATTAAGTTATTCATAAGTtaaataacataaaaataaagataaattaataatttaaaccaatttttttcttttttttatctgtcTAAACATGGGGAAGAGAAAAATATTCTacattccctttttttttcccccttctctccccctcccttcccttcccccaaaccTCTAAATTCAAACACACTTTAAATGTCATATTGTTCCAATAGATCGTAGATACTGAATACAATATTTTAATTTGGGGTAGTGAATCCAATTCTGCTGGTAATTAGTCCGAACTTGTCGAGTTGACAGGAGATAGCTAAATTTAACTGTAGAATTCAAATTGACATGTTAACACTCACTTGATCTAAcaagatatttggagagagtaaagtgatccaagtatatatatatatattactagtaGCGAGTATCTAAATGCACAACTTAAGGCAAGTGTGGATGTTATTTTTAGTATTCaggtattgtccgctctggGTCTTTAGATATGGAGAGTGAGTACACATTATTTCTTGATAAAACCACGAGAGGAGGATAAGAAAATTCGTAGAGGCATCCCAGAACGGACAATACCTAAATGGCAGAAATACCATCCACACCAACCAAAAATACCCCACATGTTTCAACCTTTGTAAGTGCATAAAGTTGGGACAAAATAggagttgaatgaatcaaacccAAATCAATTAGGGTTGGAGGATGAATGAACCTTTTCTCAATTCCAGAAATAATTAATACTAGGGGACCCTTATGATCATGAGCATGGAAATACACATAAACATCCAAAAAGGTTTTGAACAATTTCTGACAAGTCAACCGACTGCAAGAAGGTACGGGACCCGTTGACCTTCTACCTCATAATTGTTTTCTGCAAATTAAATCATTCAATTGATCAATCAAACATCATTTCACTACATATCTCTGACTCCCCTAGCCTCCCTCTCTTCGACATAAATCAAAGAATGACAAAGGACAGAATGCGATTGAAcataaaccttttgttttgttatACGTCATAAGATTAAACTTTTCTTTTGGGAGATACATATAAATTGCAAACAATTACATTACTTGCCAGTTACAAAGAATCTTCATCAAAATTAATGTATGTTAATTTGATAGGAATTAGATTGAAATTACAATTtcccaaagaaaatatattagaTAATTGATGCACGTCTCCTTTAATACAAACTTCTATTAACATATATTtctatttaattaatttctacAATAAACCTGAAAATTATTGAAAATTCTGAAATCctgaataagaaaaagaaatgagaaTCCAATAAAATAACAATGTACTTATCATGATGAGAGAAATAATTGAACAAAGATGGATATTGGACAAGATCATATGCTTCATATGCTGGTGTTGGCATGTATGAAACTGAATATCTGTTGAACTGAGTTTGCTATGTCTTCTGCTGTGAACCTCGAATCACTTGTCACCTACAAAAACACAATTCattaacatacatatatatataagtgaaaaatggtatatatatacatatatatatgtaccttGACATTGAAGGAGTAAAGAACAGTTTGTTCAATAGTGGTGATGTTGGTGTGCAGTATACTAAGTTGCAAATCTTCAAGTCCTGCAATGGTCTTAGTGAGCTGTCCTGGTCTTCTCCTTGAGAGGATCTTGATTATGGCATCAAACCCTAACACCTTCACTTCAACATCAGCCAAACATGATTTGCTCTCCGCGGTCTCCTCCCGGAGTCCGATCTCCAAATTCATTACATCATCATTAATTTGATTAGCAAGAGGCAAAGGAGGTAAAAATGTCGGTGGTTGAATATTTGCAATCTGAGAGGGATCTCCTGAAGCAACCATCTGTCTTGGAGTAGCTTCTCCAtagattcttcttcttttctgtgATTCTAGGCATTGAAGAAGTTGCTCTAACTCTCTCACAAACTCGATCGCTCCTCCGATAATCGATGCTTGATCTCCCTACAAATTAATTGACACCAATTCatattctcattttcttttcatatataCTGTTTGCATGCAGATTCATGTTTTAAAGGACTCAGATTAATTTAAAGGAAGAAATATAGATAATTTCAAAACTTACCCTTTGAACATACGAGCCAGGCATGAGCGATCTCAAGACGACAAGATGCTCATTCATTTGCTTCCTCCTATTTCTTTCAACAGCAATATGAGTCATTCTCTGGCTCTCAACTTCCTCACTTGTCTTTATACTTCTTGGTCTTTTTCTCTTGTTCTTCATCACTTCTACAGGCAAAGGGATGATAGCATTCTTCTCCG is from Tripterygium wilfordii isolate XIE 37 chromosome 14, ASM1340144v1, whole genome shotgun sequence and encodes:
- the LOC120015635 gene encoding transcription factor FAMA, whose product is MEKEENYQASFMGSLDYSLDNLHQNKHMKPRIGQTSGDNNNNSGMIDYMLNQPHQQQQAQQISSSGYCTPNNSLDKLSFADVMQFADFGSKLGLNHQDKVSSNEEETGIIDPVYFLKFPVLNEKAEDPSSLMVPHTQSISGEMINEERLFHGLNINGHDDVEGEEDAKEINEEARVSDPEKNAIIPLPVEVMKNKRKRPRSIKTSEEVESQRMTHIAVERNRRKQMNEHLVVLRSLMPGSYVQRGDQASIIGGAIEFVRELEQLLQCLESQKRRRIYGEATPRQMVASGDPSQIANIQPPTFLPPLPLANQINDDVMNLEIGLREETAESKSCLADVEVKVLGFDAIIKILSRRRPGQLTKTIAGLEDLQLSILHTNITTIEQTVLYSFNVKVTSDSRFTAEDIANSVQQIFSFIHANTSI